One window of the Petroclostridium xylanilyticum genome contains the following:
- a CDS encoding response regulator — protein sequence MYKILIADDEPIERQAFRVIIEKNIGSVGIIEEAENGRQAIEKCHELRPDIVLMDIKMPGINGIEAIEQIVKTFPNTRFVVISAYDYFNFAQQAIALGVEDYLLKPVKRDKLVNTINQMIQQIEEERKKRKRELELVEKLNNIIPLIESEFAYSMIFGDTEKIKTLKYEELLDIRFDLGFCMVIFLNKDGYPEKINNQLGRSFINQKVLDTIGNVVKNLCSCVVSPLISDKVGIFISRSPAQDEYSIRVWSIDVAHKLVEEIFRENRVRVNIGIGRSYPGAENMSISYIQAVSSLSYISQPGDIVHYSDIDFANKIHFVYPIEKENLLCERVKAGDVEGSIKILKEIFDIFTQSFQDDVKRIKPHIFELAVVLSRTAYEMGIEEDIFNVLHGIENNEFFHEERAREIYLWVQAKLIELVQKIQDARQNNINILINKAQQYIEDNYSHELTLEDVARAVVISPHYFSKLFKAESGENFIDYLTRVRIKHAKRLLERPENSVKDVCFKVGYNDPNYFSRVFKKEVGLSPSEYRGRFGL from the coding sequence ATGTACAAGATACTAATAGCCGATGATGAACCTATAGAACGGCAGGCTTTTAGAGTAATCATAGAAAAAAACATTGGCAGTGTAGGTATAATTGAAGAAGCGGAGAATGGGAGACAGGCAATAGAAAAATGCCATGAATTAAGGCCGGATATTGTACTGATGGATATAAAAATGCCCGGTATTAATGGAATTGAAGCAATTGAACAAATTGTAAAGACCTTTCCTAACACCAGGTTTGTTGTTATATCTGCCTATGACTATTTTAATTTTGCCCAGCAAGCAATTGCATTGGGGGTAGAAGATTACCTGCTAAAGCCTGTAAAACGGGATAAACTGGTAAACACCATCAATCAAATGATTCAACAGATTGAGGAAGAACGGAAAAAAAGGAAACGGGAACTGGAACTGGTAGAAAAGCTAAATAATATTATCCCTTTGATAGAATCTGAATTTGCTTATTCGATGATTTTTGGAGATACGGAAAAAATCAAAACTTTAAAATACGAAGAGCTTCTGGATATCAGATTTGATCTGGGATTCTGTATGGTAATATTTCTAAATAAGGATGGATATCCTGAAAAGATTAATAACCAGTTAGGAAGGAGTTTTATTAACCAGAAGGTATTAGATACGATAGGAAACGTAGTGAAAAACCTATGTTCGTGTGTAGTAAGTCCTCTTATTTCAGATAAAGTAGGTATTTTTATTTCCAGAAGTCCAGCACAGGATGAATATAGCATACGAGTATGGTCGATAGATGTTGCTCATAAACTTGTAGAAGAAATTTTCAGGGAGAATCGTGTACGGGTTAACATTGGAATAGGACGTAGTTATCCAGGAGCGGAGAATATGAGTATTTCCTATATACAGGCGGTCAGTTCCCTTTCCTATATATCACAGCCTGGAGATATTGTGCATTATTCTGATATCGACTTTGCAAATAAAATACATTTTGTGTATCCGATTGAGAAAGAAAACCTACTTTGTGAAAGAGTAAAGGCGGGGGATGTGGAAGGAAGTATTAAAATTTTAAAAGAAATATTTGATATTTTTACACAGAGCTTTCAGGATGATGTAAAAAGAATTAAGCCTCACATTTTTGAATTGGCAGTTGTACTTTCCAGGACAGCATATGAAATGGGAATAGAAGAAGATATTTTCAATGTCCTTCATGGAATAGAAAATAATGAATTTTTTCATGAAGAACGGGCACGAGAAATTTATTTGTGGGTTCAGGCTAAATTAATTGAGTTAGTGCAGAAAATACAGGATGCCAGGCAAAATAATATTAATATACTTATTAACAAAGCACAACAGTATATAGAGGATAATTACAGCCATGAACTTACATTGGAAGATGTGGCCAGAGCGGTGGTTATCAGTCCCCACTATTTTAGCAAACTTTTTAAGGCGGAAAGTGGGGAAAATTTTATAGATTACCTTACAAGAGTAAGAATAAAACATGCCAAAAGACTGCTTGAAAGACCTGAAAACAGCGTAAAGGATGTTTGTTTTAAAGTAGGATATAATGATCCAAATTATTTTTCAAGGGTTTTTAAAAAGGAAGTGGGTTTAAGCCCGAGTGAGTATCGAGGCAGATTTGGGCTATAG
- a CDS encoding sensor histidine kinase gives MKIRLNSIRTKLIVFFIAVILFMSIISVISYYVASVTSIRFSSVLNSIIYLNDMSNSVVELNNTLEAYLADPSEKNYNQYSQRLSTLYSYVAGKGIEAIDERYALNFYKILRMVNSYTEEADAAVWSNRARDYEKYIYHFNEADKIAGFIDEHMRTLIFAQLNQSNELYRGLRERIKYAERLTVISILSAALFSVIFALWSTKNIVRPINRLVGAAGKISQGDFEIEQIDNTGEEEIDILGRTFYAMSSSIKRLVEDIKDKAEIEVELHKQEAENLRISGLLREAELKTLQSQINPHFLFNTLSTVAQTAMLEGADRTCSLIESVADLLRYNLRKIDRPVTLQEEIDNLKEYINIQKARFGERVQIEMNIDERGLELAVPSLILQPIVENAFIHGVERKEGRGIITINIAKKSDRVEVEVSDNGPGMNKETIGKILECSRKNNCKGIKETGIGMENVIKRLRIFYGIEDVIRIDSEEGKGTRVVLLLPAITI, from the coding sequence ATGAAAATAAGGCTTAATTCAATCAGGACAAAATTAATAGTATTCTTTATAGCGGTTATCTTGTTTATGAGCATAATCAGCGTAATATCCTACTATGTGGCATCGGTGACATCCATTCGTTTTAGCAGTGTATTAAATAGTATTATATATCTTAATGACATGTCTAATAGTGTTGTAGAATTAAACAATACATTAGAAGCCTATCTGGCAGATCCATCCGAGAAAAATTACAACCAATACAGTCAACGTCTTTCTACCTTATACAGTTATGTTGCTGGAAAAGGCATTGAGGCTATAGATGAACGGTATGCACTGAATTTTTATAAAATTTTGAGAATGGTTAATAGCTATACAGAAGAAGCTGATGCGGCAGTATGGTCCAATCGTGCCAGAGACTATGAAAAGTACATCTATCATTTTAACGAGGCAGACAAGATCGCCGGGTTTATTGATGAACATATGAGGACATTAATATTTGCCCAGTTAAACCAGAGTAATGAGCTGTACAGGGGATTAAGGGAAAGAATAAAATATGCGGAAAGATTAACAGTTATATCCATATTAAGCGCAGCATTATTCAGTGTGATTTTTGCACTATGGTCGACCAAAAATATTGTCAGACCTATCAACAGACTGGTAGGAGCAGCAGGTAAAATTTCGCAAGGAGATTTTGAAATTGAGCAAATTGACAACACGGGAGAAGAAGAAATAGACATTTTAGGCAGGACATTTTATGCCATGAGTTCCAGTATTAAAAGACTGGTTGAAGATATTAAGGATAAGGCGGAAATTGAGGTTGAACTACATAAACAGGAAGCAGAGAATCTAAGGATAAGCGGTTTATTAAGGGAAGCAGAATTGAAAACGCTTCAATCACAGATTAATCCCCATTTTTTGTTTAATACTTTAAGTACAGTAGCACAGACAGCTATGTTGGAAGGTGCAGATAGAACCTGTTCTCTCATAGAGTCAGTAGCGGACCTGTTGCGGTACAATCTGAGAAAGATAGATCGCCCTGTTACTCTCCAGGAAGAGATAGATAACCTTAAGGAGTATATCAACATTCAAAAAGCCCGGTTTGGTGAAAGAGTGCAAATTGAAATGAATATTGATGAGAGAGGGTTAGAGTTAGCAGTACCCTCCTTGATCCTTCAGCCCATTGTAGAAAATGCATTTATACACGGAGTGGAAAGGAAGGAGGGAAGAGGAATAATAACGATTAATATAGCTAAAAAGAGTGACAGAGTTGAAGTGGAAGTGTCAGACAATGGGCCGGGCATGAATAAGGAAACTATAGGAAAAATACTTGAATGTAGTAGAAAAAATAATTGTAAAGGGATAAAAGAAACAGGGATAGGAATGGAAAATGTCATAAAAAGGTTAAGAATCTTTTATGGTATAGAAGATGTAATCAGGATAGACAGTGAAGAAGGAAAGGGGACAAGGGTAGTTCTGCTGTTACCTGCGATAACAATTTAA
- a CDS encoding sugar-binding protein, with protein sequence MKKLILSIIILLPLVALIFLYNFLFSFHKNNTENKKYDLNKFNERYYFTLISHSLGNPYWERVRKGAEDAANEIGVTLEYTGPTESNLTEELRLIEIAIAVKVDGIITHVFDEQQFMPVINKAIEKGIPVITIDTDAPKSKRISYVGTDNYDAGTQAGKILAQLLKGKGNVGIITGNFEPANLKQRVDGFKSVMERYPNINIVDIQSSNISLLGATEKAQFILANNNVDALYCTSSLDPIGAARVVVSRGLQGRVKIVGFDDLPDTLEYIKQEVVDATLAQQPYKMGNEAVKRMYDFKKGKSIPASIHTPVEPITKHNVQDYQKTVEE encoded by the coding sequence GTGAAAAAGTTAATTCTTTCAATTATAATATTACTTCCTTTAGTTGCATTGATATTTTTATATAATTTTCTTTTTTCTTTTCATAAGAATAATACTGAGAATAAGAAATATGATCTAAATAAGTTTAACGAAAGATATTACTTTACATTAATTTCTCATTCTCTTGGTAATCCCTACTGGGAGCGGGTGAGAAAAGGAGCAGAAGATGCAGCAAATGAAATAGGAGTAACTTTGGAATATACCGGGCCGACAGAAAGCAACCTTACAGAAGAGTTAAGGTTAATTGAAATTGCCATAGCAGTAAAAGTAGACGGAATTATAACCCACGTATTTGATGAGCAGCAATTTATGCCTGTAATTAACAAGGCGATAGAGAAAGGGATACCTGTAATAACCATAGATACCGATGCTCCTAAAAGTAAGAGAATATCCTATGTGGGTACGGATAATTATGACGCAGGCACACAGGCGGGAAAGATTTTAGCACAGCTGTTAAAAGGCAAAGGTAATGTAGGAATTATTACAGGTAATTTTGAGCCTGCTAATTTAAAACAGAGAGTAGATGGATTTAAGAGTGTAATGGAAAGATATCCAAATATAAATATAGTAGATATTCAATCTTCCAATATCTCTTTATTAGGTGCAACTGAAAAAGCACAGTTTATTTTAGCAAATAATAATGTTGATGCGCTATATTGTACTAGCTCGTTAGACCCTATAGGAGCAGCCAGGGTAGTAGTAAGCAGAGGACTGCAAGGGCGGGTAAAAATTGTGGGATTTGACGATTTGCCGGACACTTTGGAATATATAAAGCAGGAAGTAGTAGATGCTACGCTAGCACAGCAACCATATAAGATGGGCAATGAGGCGGTAAAGAGAATGTATGATTTTAAAAAGGGAAAAAGCATTCCAGCATCTATCCATACGCCGGTAGAACCCATTACAAAACATAATGTACAAGACTATCAAAAGACGGTTGAGGAGTAA
- a CDS encoding MATE family efflux transporter, with the protein MDRSKQLGEEKVSRLLLKFSIPAIVGMLVNALYNVVDRIFIGNGVGSLGIAGVTIGFPFMIVIMAFAMLIGIGSTSLISIKLGEQRKEEAETIAAHGMILLIGTAAILSVVGLIFIDPLLQLFGASEVVLPYAREYMRIILWGTVFQAVGFGMNNFIRAEGNPKIAMITMLIGAVLNTILDPVFIFIFDWGIQGAALATIISMAVSAIWVLYYFFGGKSLLKIRVKNMKLQLPVVGKICAIGSAPFAMQLAASLLSAIINNSLTYYGGDVAVSAMGVLNSVTMLILMPIFGINQGAQPIIGYNYGAQKFDRVKETLKLAIIAATVVVSLGFVVIQLFPAQLIALFNRADKELIKLGARALRIFLIFLPIIGFQIVGANYFQAVGKPKKAMFLSLSRQVIILIPAVLILPRIFNLGLNGILLAGPVSDLGSSVLTGILLFMELRHLEQKHQEGYSAEPQME; encoded by the coding sequence ATGGACCGTTCAAAACAACTGGGAGAAGAAAAAGTTTCAAGGTTATTATTGAAATTTTCTATTCCTGCAATAGTCGGAATGCTGGTAAATGCGCTATATAATGTAGTGGATAGAATTTTTATAGGAAATGGCGTCGGTTCTCTAGGGATTGCGGGAGTCACCATCGGATTTCCTTTTATGATTGTTATAATGGCATTTGCAATGTTGATAGGTATTGGTTCTACATCCTTGATTTCTATCAAATTAGGGGAACAAAGGAAAGAGGAAGCAGAAACAATTGCTGCCCATGGAATGATACTATTAATCGGTACAGCGGCTATTCTTTCCGTGGTCGGACTGATTTTTATTGATCCTTTGCTGCAGCTGTTTGGTGCCAGTGAGGTGGTATTGCCTTATGCCAGAGAATACATGCGCATTATTTTATGGGGAACAGTATTCCAGGCTGTGGGCTTTGGTATGAATAATTTTATTCGTGCAGAAGGTAACCCTAAAATTGCCATGATTACCATGTTAATTGGAGCTGTCTTAAATACCATTCTTGATCCTGTCTTCATATTCATTTTTGACTGGGGAATCCAGGGAGCGGCACTTGCTACTATTATCTCCATGGCAGTATCTGCAATATGGGTACTTTATTATTTCTTTGGCGGTAAAAGTTTATTAAAGATTCGTGTAAAGAATATGAAATTACAGCTACCTGTTGTAGGCAAAATTTGTGCCATTGGTTCTGCCCCCTTTGCTATGCAGCTGGCTGCCAGTCTTTTAAGTGCTATTATAAACAATAGCCTAACTTACTATGGCGGAGATGTAGCAGTTTCAGCCATGGGAGTGCTGAACAGTGTTACAATGTTGATATTGATGCCTATATTTGGAATAAATCAGGGTGCTCAGCCAATTATTGGATATAATTATGGTGCTCAAAAGTTTGACCGGGTGAAGGAAACGTTGAAATTAGCCATTATAGCCGCAACAGTAGTGGTTTCTTTAGGATTTGTAGTAATCCAATTATTTCCGGCACAACTGATTGCTTTATTTAACCGGGCGGACAAAGAACTGATCAAATTAGGCGCCCGGGCTTTACGGATTTTCTTGATATTTTTGCCCATTATCGGCTTCCAAATTGTTGGTGCTAACTACTTCCAGGCGGTTGGAAAGCCAAAGAAAGCAATGTTTTTAAGTCTGTCCAGGCAGGTGATTATTTTAATTCCTGCAGTGCTGATATTACCCAGAATTTTTAATCTTGGCTTAAATGGTATATTGCTTGCGGGTCCGGTTTCTGATCTTGGCTCTTCCGTATTGACAGGAATTTTGCTCTTTATGGAGTTAAGGCATTTGGAACAAAAGCACCAGGAGGGCTATTCAGCCGAACCACAAATGGAATAG
- a CDS encoding MarR family winged helix-turn-helix transcriptional regulator, with product MKDEKVKEVNSLLFEFIPLYHQKFAVGFHQDDNIRPRCNKSQIKAMFIIKKKEKILPTDLGKCMDMRKGSLTTLIDSLEGMNLVRRERDPHDRRKTWLSLTKEGMEYLDLKIQAYERNFMRLFEPIPEEEVDELVKSLKYVVDLIKRL from the coding sequence GTGAAGGATGAAAAAGTGAAAGAAGTAAATAGCCTGCTTTTTGAATTTATACCTTTATACCATCAAAAATTTGCAGTCGGTTTTCACCAGGATGATAATATTCGGCCTAGATGTAATAAAAGTCAGATAAAAGCAATGTTTATTATTAAAAAAAAGGAAAAAATATTGCCTACTGATTTAGGAAAGTGTATGGATATGCGTAAAGGAAGCCTTACTACATTAATTGATTCACTGGAAGGTATGAATTTGGTTCGCAGAGAGCGGGACCCCCACGACCGCAGAAAAACATGGTTATCTTTGACAAAAGAAGGTATGGAGTATTTGGACCTTAAAATACAGGCATATGAGCGTAATTTTATGCGCTTATTTGAACCAATACCTGAAGAGGAAGTAGATGAATTAGTAAAAAGCTTGAAGTATGTAGTAGATTTAATAAAAAGATTGTAA
- a CDS encoding MATE family efflux transporter, with product MYSHIESCKTNADTIEIDRSTIRKNIISLAWPSVTELILVTLCEMIDMMMVGKLGPYAITAVGLTSQPKFVMLSVFLALNVGVTALVARLKGENNVKEANAVVRQALVLSLLFAILVSILGVIFSKNMIVLMGGEPDTIQPGTDYFRILMGGFIFTAISLCISAALRGAGNTRAAMRFNITANVINVVFNYLLIYGKFGFPALGVSGAAIATIIGWSAASIMALITIIRGDNYIFISLKDNYKPNLKIIKRIVRIGLPAAGEQFALRAGLLLYVRTVSSLGTVVYATHQISINILGLSFMNGQAFGIAATSLIGQSLGQKRPDLAKTYAIETRRLGSLVSTLIATCFFFFGEQLVSLYTSNAEIIKSGGVVLKIVALLQPFQSSFLILSGALRGAGDTRWPAISTFIGVLIIRPILSFICVLIFHWGLIGAWVALVSDQLLRFVLVYFRFLSGKWTTIKV from the coding sequence TTGTATAGTCATATTGAGTCCTGCAAAACTAATGCAGATACAATTGAAATTGATAGGTCAACTATAAGAAAAAATATTATCTCCCTTGCATGGCCATCAGTAACTGAATTAATTCTGGTAACCCTATGTGAAATGATAGATATGATGATGGTAGGAAAGCTCGGACCTTATGCCATCACTGCCGTTGGGCTTACCAGCCAACCTAAATTTGTTATGCTTTCAGTGTTTCTGGCTTTAAATGTAGGCGTAACTGCCCTGGTAGCCAGACTTAAAGGTGAAAACAATGTCAAAGAAGCAAATGCTGTAGTACGCCAGGCTTTAGTTTTATCTCTTTTATTTGCTATTCTGGTATCTATATTAGGCGTTATTTTTTCAAAAAATATGATTGTCTTGATGGGAGGGGAACCGGATACTATCCAACCGGGTACAGATTATTTCAGAATCCTGATGGGTGGATTTATATTCACAGCCATTTCCTTATGTATCTCTGCTGCACTAAGGGGTGCAGGAAATACAAGAGCCGCTATGCGCTTTAACATTACTGCCAATGTCATAAACGTTGTATTCAATTACCTTTTGATTTATGGAAAATTCGGATTTCCAGCATTAGGTGTAAGCGGCGCTGCAATAGCTACAATAATCGGCTGGTCTGCAGCATCCATTATGGCATTAATCACTATAATCAGAGGAGATAACTATATTTTTATATCCCTTAAAGATAATTATAAACCTAACCTGAAAATTATTAAAAGGATTGTAAGAATCGGATTACCGGCTGCAGGAGAGCAGTTTGCTCTCAGGGCAGGATTGTTACTATATGTAAGGACAGTATCAAGCCTTGGTACAGTTGTATATGCTACGCATCAAATATCTATAAATATACTTGGCCTTTCCTTTATGAATGGTCAGGCATTTGGTATTGCTGCAACATCCCTTATCGGTCAAAGCCTGGGGCAGAAACGACCTGACCTGGCAAAGACGTACGCGATTGAGACAAGACGCCTGGGTTCACTAGTATCTACCCTAATTGCTACCTGCTTCTTTTTCTTTGGTGAACAACTGGTTTCTCTATATACCAGTAATGCTGAAATAATAAAAAGTGGTGGTGTGGTATTAAAAATTGTAGCTTTACTCCAACCTTTCCAGTCTTCTTTCCTGATACTCTCCGGTGCATTAAGAGGTGCTGGAGATACTCGCTGGCCTGCAATTTCAACATTTATAGGAGTTTTAATCATCCGCCCCATCTTGTCTTTTATTTGTGTATTAATTTTTCATTGGGGACTGATCGGAGCATGGGTGGCATTGGTTAGTGACCAGTTATTACGATTCGTATTGGTTTATTTCCGTTTCTTGTCGGGAAAATGGACTACAATTAAGGTATAG
- a CDS encoding ribonuclease H-like domain-containing protein has product MNRWRLDMIINKTTLDAGKIDIDHCIELKGDKNIFKNALYLDLEHFIYKIPLCIGVFGTCTYNSEKNTIEAIQYMIQDKQDAREILYVARDLLTANQKKYIITFAGENDFSVINFLFKKYKIKFNIEKNYSLVDLQKKYLKYTGAITGLKNLEKIFGIERDGELISGSNLAKTFGRILKEPGYGERISKEKIDKILNYNLQDVVNLFHIATNWNKYVR; this is encoded by the coding sequence ATGAATAGATGGAGATTGGATATGATTATTAACAAGACGACACTGGATGCAGGAAAAATAGATATAGATCATTGCATCGAACTAAAGGGAGACAAAAATATATTTAAAAATGCACTATATTTGGATTTGGAGCATTTTATCTATAAAATACCGCTTTGTATCGGTGTTTTTGGAACCTGTACGTATAATTCAGAAAAAAATACTATTGAAGCAATACAGTATATGATACAGGATAAACAAGATGCCCGTGAAATATTATATGTAGCCAGGGACTTACTTACAGCGAATCAAAAGAAATATATTATAACTTTTGCAGGGGAAAATGATTTTTCAGTTATTAATTTTCTATTTAAAAAGTATAAAATAAAATTTAACATTGAAAAAAATTATTCCTTGGTAGATTTGCAAAAAAAATATCTAAAGTATACGGGAGCTATAACGGGACTTAAAAACCTGGAGAAGATTTTTGGAATTGAAAGGGATGGAGAATTGATAAGTGGTTCTAACCTGGCAAAAACCTTCGGAAGAATTTTAAAAGAACCCGGGTATGGCGAACGAATAAGTAAGGAAAAAATAGACAAGATTTTAAACTATAACCTTCAGGATGTAGTTAATTTGTTCCACATAGCAACAAACTGGAACAAGTACGTCAGGTAA